In one Alnus glutinosa chromosome 14, dhAlnGlut1.1, whole genome shotgun sequence genomic region, the following are encoded:
- the LOC133856881 gene encoding putative transcription factor bHLH041 isoform X1 yields MDTLFLLDESGRAARANFFRLIMQPIGCTYICLWSYVPHPTNCLCLLDGFFYEENTQPSSSSGSLARRFFDEYRQSVFPVENECVPGLAFKNSRPYIELPELNLQRLARTEAQRQFYQEARIKTAIFMGCKSGEIEIGLSNASQLDIEKEMRSWFPEVFSQHLSPLREALLRPDQNPPSSSSSSLRSLSMDSPECSSLLFNIPSTSHFPETLGEIPLLHQVLPTTTSPHQQAMQAFARSRNNVQFPAPESENAAMTRAILAVLSSTSSSSSSSSHQPQQNLPYSHRLNSKASAFKSYMSALGPTSQMGANARKQSMLKKSISFFRSLNFLRLHERMQVSRPTSTQLHHMISERKRREKLNESFQALRSLLPPGTKRDKASLLTTTKEYLSSLKAQNEDLTRRNQNLEAQLLAAKGADDHEEETSSSSERLVVRISPVPESTSEEHTVNLQVTIRGECQVVDMVIRILEFLKQVQNVSLMSMETTTRRLESSSINRITLRLRIEGNEWDEPAFLEAVRRVVGDFLQ; encoded by the exons ATGGACACCCTCTTCCTGCTCGATGAAAGCGGCCGCGCTGCCCGCGCCAACTTCTTCCGCTTGATAATGCAGCCTATTGGCTGTACTTACATATGCCTCTGGTCATATGTGCCCCACCCAACAAA CTGTTTGTGCCTCCTGGATGGATTCTTTTACGAAGAGAACACCCAACCAAGCTCTTCTTCCGGAAGTCTGGCTCGGAGGTTTTTTGACGAGTACCGGCAATCAGTTTTTCCGGTCGAAAATGA ATGTGTTCCAGGACTCGCTTTCAAGAATAGTCGTCCGTACATAGAGTTGCCAGAATTGAATCTTCAAAGACTGGCGAGGACAGAAGCACAGCGACAATTCTATCAG GAAGCGAGGATTAAG ACTGCAATTTTTATGGGGTGCAAGAGTGGAGAGATTGAGATAGGCTTGTCCAATGCGTCTCAG CTCGACATTGAAAAGGAAATGAGGAGCTGGTTTCCTGAAGTTTTCTCTCAGCATTTGTCTCCACTTAGGGAGGCCCTTCTGCGACCGGATCAAAACCCGCcttcatcatcctcatcatcgtTGAGATCACTATCCATGGATAGCCCCGAGTGTTCATCCCTTCTGTTCAACATTCCAAGCACTTCCCACTTTCCAGAAACCCTTGGAGAGATTCCTTTATTGCATCAAGTATTACCAACAACAACTAGTCCACACCAACAAGCAATGCAAGCGTTTGCAAGAAGTCGAAACAATGTTCAATTCCCAGCTCCAGAGAGTGAAAATGCTGCAATGACAAGAGCCATCCTGGCCGTTCTAtcttcaacttcttcttcttcatcttcttcatcgcATCAACCCCAGCAAAATTTACCTTATAGTCATCGGTTAAATTCAAAAGCTAGTGCATTCAAGAGCTACATGTCGGCTTTAGGACCAACAAGCCAGATGGGAGCGAATGCTCGCAAGCAAAGCATGCTGAAGAAATCAATTTCATTCTTTAGAAGCCTAAATTTTTTGAGACTCCATGAACGTATGCAAGTAAGCCGCCCCACAAGCACTCAGTTGCACCATATGATCTCAGAACGCAAAAGGCGTGAGAAACTCAATGAAAGCTTTCAGGCATTGAGATCCCTACTTCCTCCAGGAACTAAG AGAGATAAAGCATCGCTGCTTACCACAACAAAGGAGTATTTGAGTTCATTGAAAGCTCAAAACGAAGACCTTACTCGAAGAAACCAGAATTTGGAGGCGCAGCTTTTGGCTGCAAAAGGAGCTGATGATCATGAAGAGGAAACCAGTTCCTCAAGTGAAAGACTCGTCGTTCGGATTTCACCAGTGCCGGAATCAACATCAGAAGAGCACACGGTTAATTTGCAAGTGACTATAAGAGGTGAATGTCAAGTGGTTGATATGGTGATTCGCATTTTGGAATTCCTGAAGCAGGTTCAGAATGTAAGCTTGATGTCCATGGAGACCACAACCCGGAGATTAGAATCAAGCTCTATTAATCGCATAACCTTGAGATTGAGAATCGAG GGAAACGAATGGGACGAGCCTGCCTTCCTGGAAGCAGTGAGAAGGGTGGTTGGAGACTTTTTACAATGA
- the LOC133856881 gene encoding putative transcription factor bHLH041 isoform X2, whose translation MDTLFLLDESGRAARANFFRLIMQPIGCTYICLWSYVPHPTNCLCLLDGFFYEENTQPSSSSGSLARRFFDEYRQSVFPVENECVPGLAFKNSRPYIELPELNLQRLARTEAQRQFYQTAIFMGCKSGEIEIGLSNASQLDIEKEMRSWFPEVFSQHLSPLREALLRPDQNPPSSSSSSLRSLSMDSPECSSLLFNIPSTSHFPETLGEIPLLHQVLPTTTSPHQQAMQAFARSRNNVQFPAPESENAAMTRAILAVLSSTSSSSSSSSHQPQQNLPYSHRLNSKASAFKSYMSALGPTSQMGANARKQSMLKKSISFFRSLNFLRLHERMQVSRPTSTQLHHMISERKRREKLNESFQALRSLLPPGTKRDKASLLTTTKEYLSSLKAQNEDLTRRNQNLEAQLLAAKGADDHEEETSSSSERLVVRISPVPESTSEEHTVNLQVTIRGECQVVDMVIRILEFLKQVQNVSLMSMETTTRRLESSSINRITLRLRIEGNEWDEPAFLEAVRRVVGDFLQ comes from the exons ATGGACACCCTCTTCCTGCTCGATGAAAGCGGCCGCGCTGCCCGCGCCAACTTCTTCCGCTTGATAATGCAGCCTATTGGCTGTACTTACATATGCCTCTGGTCATATGTGCCCCACCCAACAAA CTGTTTGTGCCTCCTGGATGGATTCTTTTACGAAGAGAACACCCAACCAAGCTCTTCTTCCGGAAGTCTGGCTCGGAGGTTTTTTGACGAGTACCGGCAATCAGTTTTTCCGGTCGAAAATGA ATGTGTTCCAGGACTCGCTTTCAAGAATAGTCGTCCGTACATAGAGTTGCCAGAATTGAATCTTCAAAGACTGGCGAGGACAGAAGCACAGCGACAATTCTATCAG ACTGCAATTTTTATGGGGTGCAAGAGTGGAGAGATTGAGATAGGCTTGTCCAATGCGTCTCAG CTCGACATTGAAAAGGAAATGAGGAGCTGGTTTCCTGAAGTTTTCTCTCAGCATTTGTCTCCACTTAGGGAGGCCCTTCTGCGACCGGATCAAAACCCGCcttcatcatcctcatcatcgtTGAGATCACTATCCATGGATAGCCCCGAGTGTTCATCCCTTCTGTTCAACATTCCAAGCACTTCCCACTTTCCAGAAACCCTTGGAGAGATTCCTTTATTGCATCAAGTATTACCAACAACAACTAGTCCACACCAACAAGCAATGCAAGCGTTTGCAAGAAGTCGAAACAATGTTCAATTCCCAGCTCCAGAGAGTGAAAATGCTGCAATGACAAGAGCCATCCTGGCCGTTCTAtcttcaacttcttcttcttcatcttcttcatcgcATCAACCCCAGCAAAATTTACCTTATAGTCATCGGTTAAATTCAAAAGCTAGTGCATTCAAGAGCTACATGTCGGCTTTAGGACCAACAAGCCAGATGGGAGCGAATGCTCGCAAGCAAAGCATGCTGAAGAAATCAATTTCATTCTTTAGAAGCCTAAATTTTTTGAGACTCCATGAACGTATGCAAGTAAGCCGCCCCACAAGCACTCAGTTGCACCATATGATCTCAGAACGCAAAAGGCGTGAGAAACTCAATGAAAGCTTTCAGGCATTGAGATCCCTACTTCCTCCAGGAACTAAG AGAGATAAAGCATCGCTGCTTACCACAACAAAGGAGTATTTGAGTTCATTGAAAGCTCAAAACGAAGACCTTACTCGAAGAAACCAGAATTTGGAGGCGCAGCTTTTGGCTGCAAAAGGAGCTGATGATCATGAAGAGGAAACCAGTTCCTCAAGTGAAAGACTCGTCGTTCGGATTTCACCAGTGCCGGAATCAACATCAGAAGAGCACACGGTTAATTTGCAAGTGACTATAAGAGGTGAATGTCAAGTGGTTGATATGGTGATTCGCATTTTGGAATTCCTGAAGCAGGTTCAGAATGTAAGCTTGATGTCCATGGAGACCACAACCCGGAGATTAGAATCAAGCTCTATTAATCGCATAACCTTGAGATTGAGAATCGAG GGAAACGAATGGGACGAGCCTGCCTTCCTGGAAGCAGTGAGAAGGGTGGTTGGAGACTTTTTACAATGA